Within Cercospora beticola chromosome 6, complete sequence, the genomic segment TCCGAAGCCGTACTTGACAATAGCTCCGTTGCTCCGCTTGTGCCTGCGATGGGTACAAGTGCTGAGGAGCCTGCGGTAGGAGTTGCTGTCGAATCAGTGACTGTATGCAAAAGACTGCTCGTTGACCCTGGGTGGCTTGCTGTAGGGGTGTGAAGAGAGCTTCCGGCAGACTGTTTTGTGGGTGAATGTCCCAGAGCAGAACTGGCGGAGCTGGTCTCGAGAATGCTCGTCGCTCCAAAGAGCGAAGTTGAAGTAGTTTCCAGTTGCTGCGTAGTACGTGTATTGATACTCCCAGATCGCAAACCCTCCTCAACACTGTGCATTGTCGAGATCGATATCTGGCTTAGGGTTCGAGTGAAGGAGGTCAAGTCAGACGTGGTCTGAGAAATGCTTGCAGATGTAGGAGCGAGGGGCGAAAGAGAAATTGAAGTAGTGTTGCTCCATATCTGAGCATCCACGAAGCCTGTGGCGACGTTCAGGAGGAACAGCAACAGTTTCATGGTAAATTTGAAACCCGCACTGTTGAAAGCCAGTGAGGGCGTAGTGGAACACTTGTGGTGATCAGTGTCTTGATAATGTACGTCGTCTGAGATCTTTCGTGTTGTTACCAGCAGTGTTGTGTGGACATGAGGGCGGCGTGGAGCCCCATTTTGTGCTTCCCGATGAAAGCATCTTCATCTGATACTTCCTCTGATTTTGCTGTGAGTGAATTAGTCGTCTGTATCGATGTCATATGAAGTATTTGACTGTGAAAGGCATCGAGTCCTGGTAATGTTTTCACATGCTCGAGTCAACACCTCGTCCCAGCTCAACATATCCAAAAAGGACCAAGGCCCTTCAGACTTGTGTTTGAAGCTAGGCATGAGAACATCGTGCTGTTGTGCATAAGCCAAGGCACGACAACCACAGATTTGGTCCCAACTGAGTATGTTAATATCGGGCAGAGCTCGCGACTGCTGAAATTGATCTGCGAAGACATTCTCAAGCTTTCACTTCAGAACCTGGCATATCGAGCTGTTTCTTGTACACTATCGGCAGTGGGCAAGTACGATCAGCTACACAAGTCGAATGCCATCCCATCTTCCTATTCGCCTGACGTATTGTGGCCTTAGAGGACGTCTCTCGCAGCGTATATATCCAGGTCCAGACCGGAGGACGATTTCAGACGCCGGTGTTGCATAGCCCTGTCATCTTAGTCTGACGCGTCAAACAGACCGCCTCTGATAAGCCGCGTAGGTTACCTGAAGCCTTAGCAGTGCAGTAGAGATGTACAAGTACATTTCCTGTCACATGCTGCGATCGTTGTGCATTGGTTGTGGTGGCACTAGATTTGCAGCACACCCTCAGCCGGTGCAGCTTCAGGCACGAGCTCGCGCCTCCAAGTCGTCATCGAGCATCATCCGGGCGGTGCAGAAATCAACCATTTCAAGCTTGGAATGAAATTGAGATGACCAGCGGTGCAGGTGCAGATGATGCAGTGAATAGTATGCCATGCAGTTTTCCATAGACATCTGTAGAATTCGATATCACCGTATGGAGAGCGGAGGCTCTGAGGATGATCCTTGCCGAGTCTGCCGAGAAGCCCCTGCAGGCCAATGCGTTCGGTACCACGTGCACCTCTTTCCTCAGCAATAATCGTGAACTTTCCTTCCAACTTTCCTCCCAATCACTCCACGGTCCAGCATTGCATTTTCCTCTTGGTAGCACGGCTCCTCGGAGTCATCTTCTGTGCATTGCTGGCGTTCTGCACATCTCCAAGCTTGGGACTGGCTAGAGGGAGAATTCTCGGCGGAACCTGAGACCTGACCGCCACCATGGCCGAGCAGGCAGACTGGGTCGATACACCTGGCTCAGAGCAGTCTCGAAGGGAGGCATCCATTGTGGACCGACATCTACCAGATGGGTACAGTGCTGAGCCGGAGGCTGTGGTCTACGATGCACCTGGAAACGATGACTCGGGATCTGTATTGTCCAAATCTCCAGAACCGGAGTCGAGTCTGAGATTGCAAGGCGGAGACATGCATCGCGACATTTTCAAGATCAAAGCTCGAGCGAAGAATGAGGGAACTATTCGCCGCTCCAATACCTTTGCTGCGAGGGAAAGCCCACGAATCATTCCTGCCGCAGAGGTCCCAGTTAGCGATCAATTACAGCCTGGTGGAATGCGAAGGCAGTATGTGCAGAGGCATCGAGTGCAGAGGCGACTCAGTACCGTTGCTACCCCGGTCACGAGGAACTTCGTGTCATTCTTGGAGCTTTATGGCAGTTTTGCTGGCGAGGACCTGGAAGACACAGACTCCGATCTCGATACACTGGACACCGAATCAGCAattgaggatgaagacgatgacgatcaAGCTCGAGAAAGGCGTCCGCTTCTTGGAAGGCGGAAGAGTTCGAAGCGGGCCAAGCGCGAGGGAGAAGCGGGCACTACCAAGGCGTTCTTCACACTACTCAAGGCATTCGTGGGGACTGGAATCATGTTCCTACCCAAGGCTTTCAGAAACGGTGGCATTCTGTTCTCATCCATCACGCTCATTATGGTGTCTATCATTACGACTCTGTGTTTCCGGCTTCTGCTCCAATGCAGAGAAAGGTATGGCGGTGGAGGTTATGGTGAGCTTGGAGATGCCATTTTTGGCCGCAAGTTTCGGAGTCTCATCCTGGCCTCGATCACGCTGTCACAATTGGGCTTCGTCTGCGCAGGTTTGATCTTCACTGCTGAAAATCTGCTGTCGTTCTTGCACGCGATCGTACCTGTCGACAAGCCTCAACCTTTCGACACGTCTGCACTCATCGCCATCCAGTTCGTCATCTTGATCCCGATGGCTCTGATCCGGAACATTGCAAAACTCGGACCTGCTGCACTGCTTGCAGATGTGTTCATCCTTGTCGGACTGGTCTACATTTGGGCATACGACATCAAAGAGCTGGCCACGTATGGCATGGCTCCTACCGTGAAGCTCTTCAACCCCTCGGCATTCACTCTCACGATTGGTTCGGCAATTTTCACATTTGAAGGAATAGGACTCATCTTGCCCATTCAgtcgtcgatgaagaacCCAGAGAAATTCCCCTACCTGCTGTACCTGGTCATGTTCATCATCACCTGCATCTTCACATCGGTCGGCGCTTTGTGTTATGCCACGTTTGGTGAGGAGACTAAGATTCAAATCATCTCAAACTACCCTCAGGACAGCAAACTGGTCAA encodes:
- a CDS encoding uncharacterized protein (antiSMASH:Cluster_3), encoding MAEQADWVDTPGSEQSRREASIVDRHLPDGYSAEPEAVVYDAPGNDDSGSVLSKSPEPESSLRLQGGDMHRDIFKIKARAKNEGTIRRSNTFAARESPRIIPAAEVPVSDQLQPGGMRRQYVQRHRVQRRLSTVATPVTRNFVSFLELYGSFAGEDLEDTDSDLDTLDTESAIEDEDDDDQARERRPLLGRRKSSKRAKREGEAGTTKAFFTLLKAFVGTGIMFLPKAFRNGGILFSSITLIMVSIITTLCFRLLLQCRERYGGGGYGELGDAIFGRKFRSLILASITLSQLGFVCAGLIFTAENLLSFLHAIVPVDKPQPFDTSALIAIQFVILIPMALIRNIAKLGPAALLADVFILVGLVYIWAYDIKELATYGMAPTVKLFNPSAFTLTIGSAIFTFEGIGLILPIQSSMKNPEKFPYLLYLVMFIITCIFTSVGALCYATFGEETKIQIISNYPQDSKLVNTVQFIYSMAVLVGEPVQLFPAVRIIEQWLFGDKASGKKSKGVKWWKNLLRTSMMLFCGLVAIFGAGDLDKFVSLIGAFACVPLVYIYPPLLHLRGMAEKRSEKIFDISLITLGLFAFTFTTVMTLKQWVEGSL